In a single window of the Haloplasma contractile SSD-17B genome:
- a CDS encoding GNAT family N-acetyltransferase, which produces MLNITIAKEEDAETLKQIAIEAFTGDVTKKGAIPTGVDTVDWHYSKIQAGMYYKFEVDGKIVGGINLFEWIGDYYGISSIFIHPDYQNQGIGSKAIEFIEQEYDQAKKWTLEAPCLKEESHKFYERHGFNLLNKVQPEGHVDFYVLTYTKEMH; this is translated from the coding sequence ATGCTTAACATTACAATTGCAAAAGAGGAAGATGCTGAAACGCTGAAACAGATAGCTATTGAAGCATTCACAGGTGATGTAACAAAAAAAGGAGCTATACCTACAGGTGTTGATACAGTAGATTGGCATTATTCAAAAATTCAAGCAGGGATGTATTATAAATTTGAAGTTGACGGGAAGATCGTCGGAGGTATAAATCTATTTGAATGGATTGGAGACTATTACGGTATTTCATCTATTTTCATTCATCCAGATTATCAGAATCAGGGAATAGGATCTAAGGCGATTGAATTTATTGAACAGGAATATGACCAGGCGAAAAAGTGGACGTTAGAAGCACCATGCTTAAAAGAAGAGAGTCACAAATTTTATGAGCGTCATGGATTCAATCTTTTAAATAAAGTGCAACCAGAGGGTCATGTAGATTTCTATGTACTTACGTATACTAAGGAAATGCACTAG
- a CDS encoding YecA family protein, which yields MSEMINYFRDIEKSLDRNKQLAFEQIGVGKLIVEEYYCISKCNEVRLDFLPADDSNLDNPLLTFRYNFDSMDATNIIVNDHRFNSNLMIMNISNFNNRNKEYFMNHYEEAKKYGVKQLGSKLSYEIKRSMNEGTCILYSDVFNTSDYQATYQFKHSGDVYSIIDAYCMDPNCLCNEVLLYIMKNGEPEENDDVFIVRYNFNDHTTVIEESSIVSERVDSIMQGLKNDENFIAIIKEHYHHMKLIGQEAFKFNEPLRKKKIGRNDPCPCGSGKKYKKCCESL from the coding sequence ATGAGTGAAATGATTAATTATTTTCGAGACATAGAAAAAAGCCTAGATAGGAACAAGCAATTAGCTTTTGAGCAAATTGGAGTTGGCAAACTCATAGTTGAAGAATACTATTGTATAAGTAAGTGTAATGAAGTTCGTTTAGATTTTCTTCCAGCTGATGATTCTAATTTAGACAATCCTCTCTTAACATTTAGATATAATTTTGACTCAATGGATGCAACAAATATAATAGTCAATGATCACAGATTTAACTCTAACTTAATGATTATGAACATTTCAAATTTTAATAATAGAAATAAGGAATACTTTATGAACCATTATGAGGAAGCTAAAAAGTATGGCGTTAAACAATTAGGATCAAAACTATCTTATGAAATTAAGCGATCAATGAATGAAGGTACCTGTATTTTATATTCAGATGTTTTTAACACATCGGATTATCAAGCTACTTATCAATTTAAACATTCAGGTGATGTATACAGTATTATTGATGCATACTGTATGGACCCTAATTGTTTGTGTAATGAAGTGTTATTATATATAATGAAAAACGGTGAACCTGAAGAAAATGATGACGTGTTTATCGTAAGATACAACTTTAATGATCATACCACGGTTATAGAAGAATCTAGCATCGTTAGTGAGCGAGTGGATTCAATTATGCAAGGTTTAAAAAATGATGAAAACTTCATAGCGATTATTAAGGAACATTATCATCATATGAAACTTATTGGTCAAGAAGCCTTTAAGTTTAATGAACCTCTTCGTAAAAAGAAGATTGGTCGAAACGATCCTTGCCCTTGCGGAAGTGGAAAGAAATATAAGAAATGTTGTGAATCGTTATAA
- a CDS encoding YjjG family noncanonical pyrimidine nucleotidase, whose protein sequence is MKYDIIIFDADETLFDFKKTERVALRDTMLEFNVDYNEAEHLNIYKEINTAIWKELEDGRITQNQLKVERFSRFLGKLNYNIEASIFGKAYMNHLAKGSYLFKDSVELVENLSNGFKLMIITNGLKSVQEHRIKKSIIADYFESIIVSEEVGVSKPDPKIFEIALRTYNIDKKKILIVGDSLTSDIQGGINYGIDTCWFNPHQKENSYGIKPTYEIYSLSELTNIVNKSR, encoded by the coding sequence ATGAAGTACGATATAATAATATTTGATGCAGATGAAACATTATTTGATTTTAAAAAGACTGAGCGAGTTGCGCTTAGGGATACCATGCTTGAGTTTAACGTTGATTATAACGAAGCGGAACATTTGAACATATATAAGGAGATTAATACGGCGATTTGGAAGGAATTAGAAGATGGTCGCATTACTCAGAATCAGTTAAAAGTAGAACGTTTCTCACGATTTTTAGGGAAATTAAATTATAATATAGAAGCGAGCATATTTGGTAAAGCATATATGAACCATTTGGCAAAGGGATCATACTTATTTAAAGATAGTGTTGAACTTGTGGAAAACTTATCTAATGGTTTTAAGCTAATGATTATAACTAATGGTCTTAAGTCTGTACAGGAGCATAGGATAAAAAAGTCTATAATTGCGGACTATTTCGAATCTATAATTGTATCAGAAGAGGTAGGTGTTTCAAAGCCAGACCCTAAGATTTTTGAAATTGCCCTTCGTACTTATAATATAGATAAAAAGAAGATATTAATAGTGGGGGATAGCTTAACATCTGATATACAGGGCGGTATCAACTATGGAATTGATACGTGTTGGTTTAATCCGCACCAAAAGGAAAATTCATATGGCATTAAGCCGACTTATGAAATATATAGTTTAAGCGAACTAACGAACATTGTTAATAAAAGTAGATAA
- a CDS encoding RNA polymerase sigma factor: MVDVIKKILEGNTELYREVVSEYYEQIFYFVKKQIINYDDSLDITQEIFIKIYDNLKKYDETKASFKTWIYTIASNYCYDFFRSKAYKNELITDELEDEIPVYKDILGDLVNEETIDKIQSIMRNKFKKKHQVVMQLYYFGGLEVNEISESCGIPTKTIYSILKGSIKKIQLELEESV; encoded by the coding sequence TTGGTTGATGTAATTAAGAAGATATTAGAGGGTAATACAGAATTATACCGGGAAGTTGTATCAGAATATTATGAACAAATTTTTTACTTCGTTAAGAAACAAATCATCAATTATGATGACAGCTTAGATATTACTCAGGAAATCTTTATTAAAATATATGATAACCTCAAAAAATATGATGAAACGAAGGCATCATTTAAGACATGGATTTATACAATTGCCTCTAATTATTGCTATGATTTTTTTAGATCAAAAGCATACAAAAATGAATTAATAACAGACGAACTCGAAGATGAAATCCCTGTGTATAAGGACATATTAGGAGATTTAGTAAATGAAGAAACAATTGATAAAATTCAATCTATAATGAGAAACAAGTTTAAGAAGAAACATCAAGTCGTTATGCAATTATATTATTTTGGGGGACTGGAAGTAAATGAAATTTCAGAATCATGTGGAATTCCGACTAAAACAATCTACTCAATTTTGAAAGGATCAATCAAAAAAATACAATTAGAACTGGAGGAAAGTGTATGA